The sequence TCCATGTCCGCGCCGTACAGGTTGAGGCCCGCCTCCAGGCGCAGGGTGTCCCGGGCGCCAAGGCCCGCGGGCCGCGCCCCGGCCCCGAGGAGACGGTCCCAGAGCCCCGGGGCCTCCCCCGCGGGCAGCATGACCTCGTAGCCGTCCTCACCCGTGTAACCGGTGCGGGCCACGAACCAGGTGCCGAGGGACCCGGCCTGGAAGCGGCCGAGGGACGCGGCCTCCCCGGCGAGCGGCGCGTCCAGCAGGCCGTGCACCGTGTCCCGGGCGAGCGGGCCCTGGACGGCAATCATCGCCAGGTCGCGGCGCTCGTCGAGCTGTACGGAGAAGCCCGCGCCCAGCCTCTCGAGCCAGGCGAGGTCGTGCGCCCGCGTGGCGGCGTTCACGACCAGGCGGTAGCCGGCCTCGAGTCGGTACACGATCAGGTCGTCCAGCACCCCCCCGGCGGGGTTCAGCATGCAGGTGTAGAGGGCCTGGCCCGCGCGCGCGAGGCGCCCCACGTCGTTGGCGAAAACGTGGCGCAGGAAGTCGACGGCGCCCCAGCCGGTCACGTCGACGACCCCCATGTGGGAGACGTCGAAGACGCCGCAGCCCGTGCGCACCGCCCGGTGCTCCTCGAGCTGCGAGCCGTAGTGCAGGGGCAGGTCCCAACCGGCGAAATCCACCAGGCGGGCACCGGCAGCGACGTGCGCGGCGTAAAGAGGTGTGCGTTGACCCACGGTCGGGCAGGGCTCCGGCGAGTTGGGAGAGACGCTCCGGCGAGTGGGGAAAGACTATACGCGGCGCGCCGGGGGGTGCAAACCCCGCCCCGGGGGGCGCGCTTCAGCCGGGCGCTCCCAGGTCGCTATGGCGTTTCGGGCGCCCTGGTGGCGCGGCGGGTACACTCGGCGGAGGAATTCCACGTGAGCTTCGACACCCACATGACGACCTACATCGTGATCGCCACCGTGGTGATCCTGGCCGCCTACGGCGTGCTCATCTACAACCAGCTGGTCGCGCTGAAGCACGGCGTCGCGCGCTCCTGGGCGAACATCGACGTGCTGCTCAAGCAGCGCCACGACGAGCTGCCGAAGCTGGTCGAGGCCTGCCGGCAGTACATGCGCTACGAGCAGGAGACCCTGGAGCGGGTGATGAAGGCCCGCTCCGCCGTCTCGGCCGCACAGTCCAAGGGCGACATCCCCGCCCTCGGTCAGGCCGAGGGCCAGCTGCGCTCGGGGCTGATGCAGCTCTTCGCCGTGGTCGAGGCCTACCCGGAGCTCAAGGCCAACGAGACCTTCCAGCACCTCCAGGCGCGGGTGACCGGGCTCGAGAACGACATCGCCGACCGGCGCGAGCTCTACAACGAGAGCGTCAACCTGAACAACGTGCGCATCGAGCAGTTCCCCGACCTGGTCGTGGCGCGCACGTTCGGCTTCGGCAGCATGCCGCTGCTCGAGTTCGCGACCGAAGAGAAGGCCGACCCGAGCCTGCGCACGCTCTTCGGCTGAGCGCGGCCGGGCACGGCGCACCCGTGAGCGGGGCGGGGCTGGGCACAGCCGTAGGCGGGGCGGGTCCGCTCGGGGCGTCGACGGCGGACTCCCCGCTCGCCCCGCTGCTCTTCGCGCTCCTCGTCGCGGGGATCTCCCTGTGGGCGCTCTTCGCCGCGTTCCGCGCGCTGAAGCGCGCCCGGGTCGTCGAGGACGTCCCCACCTCCCGCCTGCGCTCCGCGGCCCAGGGCTACGTGGAGCTCTCCGGCACGGCCGAGCTCCTGCCGGGGACGCCCGTGCTCTCGCCCCTGTCGGGGCGCGCCTGCGCCTGGTACCGCTACCGGGTGGACGTGCGCGAGCGCGACAGCCGCAGCGGGAGCAGGGAGTGGCGCATGGTGGAGAACGGGGTGAGCGACGCCCTCTTCCGCCTGGTGGACGAGACGGGCGAGTGCGTCGTCGACCCGGACGGTGCGGACGTCACTCCCGCACTCAACCAGACCTGGTACGGCATCGAGCGCGTGCCCGGCGGCCCGCCCCCGCGCGAGTCCGCGCTGTCGCTCTTCAGCGGCCGTTACCGCTACCGCGAGGAGCTGATCCGCCCCGGTGACCCGCTCCACGCCGTCGGCAACCTGCGCACCGTCGGCGGGCCGGCC is a genomic window of Gammaproteobacteria bacterium containing:
- a CDS encoding LemA family protein, coding for MTTYIVIATVVILAAYGVLIYNQLVALKHGVARSWANIDVLLKQRHDELPKLVEACRQYMRYEQETLERVMKARSAVSAAQSKGDIPALGQAEGQLRSGLMQLFAVVEAYPELKANETFQHLQARVTGLENDIADRRELYNESVNLNNVRIEQFPDLVVARTFGFGSMPLLEFATEEKADPSLRTLFG
- the gcvT gene encoding glycine cleavage system aminomethyltransferase GcvT, with translation MGQRTPLYAAHVAAGARLVDFAGWDLPLHYGSQLEEHRAVRTGCGVFDVSHMGVVDVTGWGAVDFLRHVFANDVGRLARAGQALYTCMLNPAGGVLDDLIVYRLEAGYRLVVNAATRAHDLAWLERLGAGFSVQLDERRDLAMIAVQGPLARDTVHGLLDAPLAGEAASLGRFQAGSLGTWFVARTGYTGEDGYEVMLPAGEAPGLWDRLLGAGARPAGLGARDTLRLEAGLNLYGADMDEETSPLESGLAWTVAWMPAERQFVGREALEAQRAAGPARSLTGLLLEGPGVMRAGQVVLVGGAPEGVVTSGGFGPTLGRSIGLARVSSAASGPVEVEIRGRRVPARRVVPPFVRFGKPLV